The Panicum virgatum strain AP13 chromosome 5K, P.virgatum_v5, whole genome shotgun sequence genome has a window encoding:
- the LOC120705732 gene encoding NAC domain-containing protein 75-like isoform X1, whose protein sequence is MNRGHSSSSSKLINEKLEEHRISTAKHCPHCGEKIDSKPKDWVGLPAGVKFDPTDQELIEHLEAKVKDEGSRSHPLIDEFIPTIDGEDGICYTHPEKLPGVTRDGLSKHFFHRPSKAYTTGTRKRRKIQTECDVHKGETRWHKTGKTRPVMVNGRQKGCKKILVLYTNFGKHRKPEKTNWVMHQYHLGDLEEEKEGELVVCKIFYQTQPRQCSWSSERGAAAAAMAATTVQEQRRRDSGSGSCSSRDHEVSFPAGYTVTAAVEMQQHMKQHSADHFSFAPFRKTFDQEVGIGGDQVPSNQLGRSEQHHAVQEQQPHRPVIATMAVPATAFLISRPSNPVSTIVPPAMQHTSVVLDHDQFHVPAILLHHHDKFQKMHEQHQHQQQQPQQKLDRRSAGLEELIMGCTSSTSTKGETSIPQSQETEWPYPYWPPDNQDHHG, encoded by the exons ATGAATAGGGGCCACAGCAGCAGCTCCTCGAAGCTCATCAACGAGAAGCTTGAGGAACACCGGATCTCCACCGCCAAGCACTGCCCCCACTGCGGCGAGAAAATCGACAGCAAGCCG AAGGATTGGGTGGGGCTGCCGGCCGGAGTCAAGTTCGATCCAACTGACCAGGAGCTGATCGAGCACCTCGAGGCGAAAGTGAAGGATGAAGGCTCGAGATCTCACCCTCTCATCGACGAGTTCATACCCACAATAGATGGGGAGGACGGCATATGTTACACCCACCCCGAGAAACTTCCAG GTGTGACCAGGGATGGCCTGAGCAAGCACTTCTTCCACCGGCCATCAAAGGCCTATACGACGGgcacgaggaagaggaggaagatacAGACGGAGTGCGACGTCCACAAGGGCGAGACGAGGTGGCACAAGACCGGAAAGACGCGGCCGGTAATGGTGAACGGCCGGCAGAAGGGGTGCAAGAAGATTCTGGTGCTGTACACCAACTTCGGCAAGCACCGCAAGCCGGAGAAGACGAACTGGGTGATGCACCAGTACCACCTCGGCGACCTCGAAGAGGAGAAGGAGGGGGAGCTGGTGGTTTGCAAGATCTTCTACCAGACCCAACCCAGGCAGTGCAGCTGGTCTTCCGaacggggcgccgccgccgccgccatggcagcaACGACAGTACAGGAGCAGCGTAGGAGGGATAGCGGCAGCGGAAGCTGCTCTTCAAGGGACCACGAGGTATCGTTCCCGGCCGGATACACGGTCACCGCGGCCGTCGAGATGCAGCAGCATATGAAGCAGCACTCCGCGGACCATTTCAGCTTCGCGCCTTTCAGGAAGACTTTCGATCAGGAG GTTGGTATAGGTGGTGATCAGGTGCCATCTAATCAGCTTGGACGATCAGAACAGCATCATGCCGTCCAGGAGCAGCAGCCACACCGTCCGGTGATCGCGACCATGGCCGTCCCAGCCACGGCTTTCCTGATCAGTAGGCCATCGAACCCTGTTTCGACTATTGTGCCACCTGCAATGCAGCACACGTCAGTTGTTCTCGATCATGATCAGTTCCATGTGCCAGCAATCCTTCTACATCACCACGACAAATTTCAG AAAATGCACGAACAGCATCAGCACCAACAGCAACAACCACAGCAAAAGCTTGACCGCAGGTCTGCCGGCTTGGAAGAATTGATAATGGGTTGCACGTCATCCACAAGCACAAAAGGG GAAACTTCAATCCCTCAGTCCCAAGAGACAGAATGGCCTTACCCTTACTGGCCGCCTGACAACCAAGATCATCATGGATAG
- the LOC120705732 gene encoding NAC domain-containing protein 75-like isoform X2, giving the protein MNRGHSSSSSKLINEKLEEHRISTAKHCPHCGEKIDSKPDWVGLPAGVKFDPTDQELIEHLEAKVKDEGSRSHPLIDEFIPTIDGEDGICYTHPEKLPGVTRDGLSKHFFHRPSKAYTTGTRKRRKIQTECDVHKGETRWHKTGKTRPVMVNGRQKGCKKILVLYTNFGKHRKPEKTNWVMHQYHLGDLEEEKEGELVVCKIFYQTQPRQCSWSSERGAAAAAMAATTVQEQRRRDSGSGSCSSRDHEVSFPAGYTVTAAVEMQQHMKQHSADHFSFAPFRKTFDQEVGIGGDQVPSNQLGRSEQHHAVQEQQPHRPVIATMAVPATAFLISRPSNPVSTIVPPAMQHTSVVLDHDQFHVPAILLHHHDKFQKMHEQHQHQQQQPQQKLDRRSAGLEELIMGCTSSTSTKGETSIPQSQETEWPYPYWPPDNQDHHG; this is encoded by the exons ATGAATAGGGGCCACAGCAGCAGCTCCTCGAAGCTCATCAACGAGAAGCTTGAGGAACACCGGATCTCCACCGCCAAGCACTGCCCCCACTGCGGCGAGAAAATCGACAGCAAGCCG GATTGGGTGGGGCTGCCGGCCGGAGTCAAGTTCGATCCAACTGACCAGGAGCTGATCGAGCACCTCGAGGCGAAAGTGAAGGATGAAGGCTCGAGATCTCACCCTCTCATCGACGAGTTCATACCCACAATAGATGGGGAGGACGGCATATGTTACACCCACCCCGAGAAACTTCCAG GTGTGACCAGGGATGGCCTGAGCAAGCACTTCTTCCACCGGCCATCAAAGGCCTATACGACGGgcacgaggaagaggaggaagatacAGACGGAGTGCGACGTCCACAAGGGCGAGACGAGGTGGCACAAGACCGGAAAGACGCGGCCGGTAATGGTGAACGGCCGGCAGAAGGGGTGCAAGAAGATTCTGGTGCTGTACACCAACTTCGGCAAGCACCGCAAGCCGGAGAAGACGAACTGGGTGATGCACCAGTACCACCTCGGCGACCTCGAAGAGGAGAAGGAGGGGGAGCTGGTGGTTTGCAAGATCTTCTACCAGACCCAACCCAGGCAGTGCAGCTGGTCTTCCGaacggggcgccgccgccgccgccatggcagcaACGACAGTACAGGAGCAGCGTAGGAGGGATAGCGGCAGCGGAAGCTGCTCTTCAAGGGACCACGAGGTATCGTTCCCGGCCGGATACACGGTCACCGCGGCCGTCGAGATGCAGCAGCATATGAAGCAGCACTCCGCGGACCATTTCAGCTTCGCGCCTTTCAGGAAGACTTTCGATCAGGAG GTTGGTATAGGTGGTGATCAGGTGCCATCTAATCAGCTTGGACGATCAGAACAGCATCATGCCGTCCAGGAGCAGCAGCCACACCGTCCGGTGATCGCGACCATGGCCGTCCCAGCCACGGCTTTCCTGATCAGTAGGCCATCGAACCCTGTTTCGACTATTGTGCCACCTGCAATGCAGCACACGTCAGTTGTTCTCGATCATGATCAGTTCCATGTGCCAGCAATCCTTCTACATCACCACGACAAATTTCAG AAAATGCACGAACAGCATCAGCACCAACAGCAACAACCACAGCAAAAGCTTGACCGCAGGTCTGCCGGCTTGGAAGAATTGATAATGGGTTGCACGTCATCCACAAGCACAAAAGGG GAAACTTCAATCCCTCAGTCCCAAGAGACAGAATGGCCTTACCCTTACTGGCCGCCTGACAACCAAGATCATCATGGATAG
- the LOC120705732 gene encoding NAC domain-containing protein 75-like isoform X3, translating into MNRGHSSSSSKLINEKLEEHRISTAKHCPHCGEKIDSKPKDWVGLPAGVKFDPTDQELIEHLEAKVKDEGSRSHPLIDEFIPTIDGEDGICYTHPEKLPGVTRDGLSKHFFHRPSKAYTTGTRKRRKIQTECDVHKGETRWHKTGKTRPVMVNGRQKGCKKILVLYTNFGKHRKPEKTNWVMHQYHLGDLEEEKEGELVVCKIFYQTQPRQCSWSSERGAAAAAMAATTVQEQRRRDSGSGSCSSRDHEVSFPAGYTVTAAVEMQQHMKQHSADHFSFAPFRKTFDQEVGIGGDQVPSNQLGRSEQHHAVQEQQPHRPVIATMAVPATAFLISRPSNPVSTIVPPAMQHTSVVLDHDQFHVPAILLHHHDKFQHQHQQQQPQQKLDRRSAGLEELIMGCTSSTSTKGETSIPQSQETEWPYPYWPPDNQDHHG; encoded by the exons ATGAATAGGGGCCACAGCAGCAGCTCCTCGAAGCTCATCAACGAGAAGCTTGAGGAACACCGGATCTCCACCGCCAAGCACTGCCCCCACTGCGGCGAGAAAATCGACAGCAAGCCG AAGGATTGGGTGGGGCTGCCGGCCGGAGTCAAGTTCGATCCAACTGACCAGGAGCTGATCGAGCACCTCGAGGCGAAAGTGAAGGATGAAGGCTCGAGATCTCACCCTCTCATCGACGAGTTCATACCCACAATAGATGGGGAGGACGGCATATGTTACACCCACCCCGAGAAACTTCCAG GTGTGACCAGGGATGGCCTGAGCAAGCACTTCTTCCACCGGCCATCAAAGGCCTATACGACGGgcacgaggaagaggaggaagatacAGACGGAGTGCGACGTCCACAAGGGCGAGACGAGGTGGCACAAGACCGGAAAGACGCGGCCGGTAATGGTGAACGGCCGGCAGAAGGGGTGCAAGAAGATTCTGGTGCTGTACACCAACTTCGGCAAGCACCGCAAGCCGGAGAAGACGAACTGGGTGATGCACCAGTACCACCTCGGCGACCTCGAAGAGGAGAAGGAGGGGGAGCTGGTGGTTTGCAAGATCTTCTACCAGACCCAACCCAGGCAGTGCAGCTGGTCTTCCGaacggggcgccgccgccgccgccatggcagcaACGACAGTACAGGAGCAGCGTAGGAGGGATAGCGGCAGCGGAAGCTGCTCTTCAAGGGACCACGAGGTATCGTTCCCGGCCGGATACACGGTCACCGCGGCCGTCGAGATGCAGCAGCATATGAAGCAGCACTCCGCGGACCATTTCAGCTTCGCGCCTTTCAGGAAGACTTTCGATCAGGAG GTTGGTATAGGTGGTGATCAGGTGCCATCTAATCAGCTTGGACGATCAGAACAGCATCATGCCGTCCAGGAGCAGCAGCCACACCGTCCGGTGATCGCGACCATGGCCGTCCCAGCCACGGCTTTCCTGATCAGTAGGCCATCGAACCCTGTTTCGACTATTGTGCCACCTGCAATGCAGCACACGTCAGTTGTTCTCGATCATGATCAGTTCCATGTGCCAGCAATCCTTCTACATCACCACGACAAATTTCAG CATCAGCACCAACAGCAACAACCACAGCAAAAGCTTGACCGCAGGTCTGCCGGCTTGGAAGAATTGATAATGGGTTGCACGTCATCCACAAGCACAAAAGGG GAAACTTCAATCCCTCAGTCCCAAGAGACAGAATGGCCTTACCCTTACTGGCCGCCTGACAACCAAGATCATCATGGATAG
- the LOC120705732 gene encoding NAC domain-containing protein 75-like isoform X4, protein MNRGHSSSSSKLINEKLEEHRISTAKHCPHCGEKIDSKPDWVGLPAGVKFDPTDQELIEHLEAKVKDEGSRSHPLIDEFIPTIDGEDGICYTHPEKLPGVTRDGLSKHFFHRPSKAYTTGTRKRRKIQTECDVHKGETRWHKTGKTRPVMVNGRQKGCKKILVLYTNFGKHRKPEKTNWVMHQYHLGDLEEEKEGELVVCKIFYQTQPRQCSWSSERGAAAAAMAATTVQEQRRRDSGSGSCSSRDHEVSFPAGYTVTAAVEMQQHMKQHSADHFSFAPFRKTFDQEVGIGGDQVPSNQLGRSEQHHAVQEQQPHRPVIATMAVPATAFLISRPSNPVSTIVPPAMQHTSVVLDHDQFHVPAILLHHHDKFQHQHQQQQPQQKLDRRSAGLEELIMGCTSSTSTKGETSIPQSQETEWPYPYWPPDNQDHHG, encoded by the exons ATGAATAGGGGCCACAGCAGCAGCTCCTCGAAGCTCATCAACGAGAAGCTTGAGGAACACCGGATCTCCACCGCCAAGCACTGCCCCCACTGCGGCGAGAAAATCGACAGCAAGCCG GATTGGGTGGGGCTGCCGGCCGGAGTCAAGTTCGATCCAACTGACCAGGAGCTGATCGAGCACCTCGAGGCGAAAGTGAAGGATGAAGGCTCGAGATCTCACCCTCTCATCGACGAGTTCATACCCACAATAGATGGGGAGGACGGCATATGTTACACCCACCCCGAGAAACTTCCAG GTGTGACCAGGGATGGCCTGAGCAAGCACTTCTTCCACCGGCCATCAAAGGCCTATACGACGGgcacgaggaagaggaggaagatacAGACGGAGTGCGACGTCCACAAGGGCGAGACGAGGTGGCACAAGACCGGAAAGACGCGGCCGGTAATGGTGAACGGCCGGCAGAAGGGGTGCAAGAAGATTCTGGTGCTGTACACCAACTTCGGCAAGCACCGCAAGCCGGAGAAGACGAACTGGGTGATGCACCAGTACCACCTCGGCGACCTCGAAGAGGAGAAGGAGGGGGAGCTGGTGGTTTGCAAGATCTTCTACCAGACCCAACCCAGGCAGTGCAGCTGGTCTTCCGaacggggcgccgccgccgccgccatggcagcaACGACAGTACAGGAGCAGCGTAGGAGGGATAGCGGCAGCGGAAGCTGCTCTTCAAGGGACCACGAGGTATCGTTCCCGGCCGGATACACGGTCACCGCGGCCGTCGAGATGCAGCAGCATATGAAGCAGCACTCCGCGGACCATTTCAGCTTCGCGCCTTTCAGGAAGACTTTCGATCAGGAG GTTGGTATAGGTGGTGATCAGGTGCCATCTAATCAGCTTGGACGATCAGAACAGCATCATGCCGTCCAGGAGCAGCAGCCACACCGTCCGGTGATCGCGACCATGGCCGTCCCAGCCACGGCTTTCCTGATCAGTAGGCCATCGAACCCTGTTTCGACTATTGTGCCACCTGCAATGCAGCACACGTCAGTTGTTCTCGATCATGATCAGTTCCATGTGCCAGCAATCCTTCTACATCACCACGACAAATTTCAG CATCAGCACCAACAGCAACAACCACAGCAAAAGCTTGACCGCAGGTCTGCCGGCTTGGAAGAATTGATAATGGGTTGCACGTCATCCACAAGCACAAAAGGG GAAACTTCAATCCCTCAGTCCCAAGAGACAGAATGGCCTTACCCTTACTGGCCGCCTGACAACCAAGATCATCATGGATAG